The following coding sequences are from one Salvia hispanica cultivar TCC Black 2014 chromosome 3, UniMelb_Shisp_WGS_1.0, whole genome shotgun sequence window:
- the LOC125210970 gene encoding E3 ubiquitin-protein ligase RHF2A-like gives MEGKVSGMDEAKKAEAHMTSAAAFVEGGIQESCDDACSICLDGFTDSDPMTVTSCKHEFHLQCILEWCQRSSNCPMCWQSVSLKDPANQELLEAVERERSFRLTPSRNTRIFRHPTLGDFELQHLPAGINDAELQERIIQHLAAAAAIGRTHRVSRRDGSRSRSSAHARPQFVVYSGHPPGSSAGSGGEGTEPIAAPETNPSVSVASINNIGSNQNSAVLSRPLVVPTSSPGSSNDNSNYASQSSLPNQDRAGPSESPSISNSWKSRFSSMSMKYKESISNSTKEWKEKLFSRSSSMADIGSEVRKEVNATVSRMMERLESRDDDSHVPEINSAESSSGAGPSNNSRDTPSETSLNGKNSASVAASSVSS, from the exons atgGAG GGTAAAGTTTCGGGGATGGATGAGGCTAAGAAGGCGGAGGCTCACATGACCTCAGCTGCGGCTTTTGTCGAGGGAGGGATACAGGAGTCTTGTGATGATGCTTGTAGCATATGCCTCGATGGGTTTACCGATAGTGATCCTATGACG GTGACAAGTTGCAAGCATGAGTTCCATCTTCAGTGCATTCTTGAATG GTGCCAAAGAAGCTCCAATTGTCCAATGTGCTGGCAAAGTGTTAGTCTGAAGGATCCTGCAAA TCAAGAATTACTTGAGGCTGTAGAACGTGAAAGAAGTTTTAGGCTCACTCCGTCAAGGAATACAAGAATATTTCGTCATCCTACTCTCGGAGATTTTGAATTGCAGCAT TTACCAGCTGGAATTAATGATGCTGAACTTCAGGAGCGGATTATCCAACATTTGGCAGCTGCTGCTGCAATTGGTAGAACTCACCGAGTTTCTCGGAGGGATGGCTCAAGGAGCCGTTCTTCTGCTCATGCCCGTCCACAGTTTGTTGTATACTCAGGTCATCCTCCTGGGTCTTCTGCTGGTTCTGGTGGAGAAGGAACTGAGCCAATTGCAGCACCTGAAACTAACCCATCAGTATCAGTTGCATCCATAAATAACATAGGAAGCAATCAAAATTCGGCTGTATTATCCAGACCTTTAGTGGTGCCAACCTCTTCCCCAGGATCATCAAATGATAATag TAACTATGCAAGCCAGTCGTCCTTGCCAAATCAAGACAGAGCTGGACCATCTGAGTCACCATCCATTTCAAATTCCTGGAAGTCTCGATTCAGTTCTATGTCAATGAA ataCAAGGAGTCCATTTCAAATAGTACAAAGGAATGGAAAGAGAAGCTGTTTTCTCGTAGCTCCTCCATGGCAGATATTGGTTCGGAAGTCAGGAAGGAGGTGAATGCTACTGTATCCCGCATGATGGAACGTCTCGAAAGTAGAGATGATGATAGTCACGTGCCAGAAATAAATAGTGCAGAAAGTTCTTCGGGCGCTGGACCAAGCAACAACAGTAGGGATACTCCCAGTGAAACGTCGTTGAATGGAAAAAACTCTGCTTCCGTTGCTGCAAGTTCAGTATCAAGttaa
- the LOC125214122 gene encoding fasciclin-like arabinogalactan protein 15 has translation MDFQICGLSLAFLALLSITASALPAGQINSNSVLVALLDSHYTELSELVEKALLLQTLEDAVTNHNISIFAPRNEALERDLDPEFKRFLLEPRNLKSLQNLLLFHMIPTRIQSNHWPVGPRKKPVLHSSLCRDAAAELIPLHEKNGQKIVGTARVIKSDDIVRPDGVIHGIERLLIPKSVEREFNSRRSLRETSAVIPEGAPEVDPRTHRLKKAAPPVPAGAPPVLSVYDALAPGPSLAPAPAPGPGGPHHHFDGESQVKDFIQTLLHYGGYNEMADILVNLTSLATEMGRLVSEGYVLTVLAPNDEAMAKLTTDQLSEPGAPEQIMYYHLIPEYQTEESMYNSVRRFGKVKYDTLRLPHKVVAEEADGSVKFGHGETSAYLFDPDIYTDGRISVQGIDGVLFPAEDTAAPKSAPLAKVVSKPRRGKLLELGCRMLGAVGQNHHFSTCH, from the exons ATGGATTTTCAGATCTGTGGCCTCTCCCTCGCCTTCCTCGCCCTCCTCTCCATCACCGCCTCCGCATTGCCGGCCGGCCAGATCAATTCCAATTCAGTCCTCGTAGCTCTCCTCGATTCCCACTACACCGAGCTCTCTGAGCTCGTCGAGAAGGCTCTCCTCCTGCAAACGCTCGAAGACGCCGTCACCAACCACAACATCTCCATCTTCGCCCCAAGGAACGAGGCATTGGAGCGAGATTTGGATCCCGAATTCAAGCGCTTCCTGCTCGAGCCGCGGAATCTCAAATCGCTCCAAAACCTGCTCCTCTTCCACATGATTCCCACCCGCATTCAGTCCAATCACTGGCCGGTGGGCCCCAGGAAGAAGCCCGTGCTCCACTCCAGCCTCTGCCGCGACGCCGCCGCCGAATTGATCCCCCTCCACGAGAAAAACGGCCAGAAAATCGTCGGCACGGCTAGGGTTATCAAATCCGACGACATCGTCCGCCCCGACGGAGTAATCCACGGCATTGAGAGGCTCCTCATCCCCAAATCCGTCGAGCGCGAGTTCAATTCGCGCCGCAGCCTCCGCGAGACCTCCGCCGTGATCCCGGAGGGGGCGCCGGAGGTCGATCCGCGCACTCACCGCCTGAAAAAAGCGGCGCCGCCCGTCCCCGCCGGCGCCCCGCCGGTCTTATCCGTGTACGACGCCCTCGCCCCGGGCCCCTCCCTCGCTCCGGCCCCCGCCCCCGGGCCGGGTGGCCCGCACCACCACTTCGACGGCGAGAGCCAGGTGAAGGACTTCATCCAGACGCTCCTGCATTACGGCGGCTACAACGAGATGGCGGATATTCTGGTAAATCTGACTTCTCTCGCCACCGAGATGGGGCGCCTGGTCTCCGAGGGCTACGTGCTGACGGTTCTAGCCCCAAACGACGAGGCCATGGCCAAACTCACCACCGACCAGCTCAGCGAGCCCGGAGCGCCGGAGCAGATCATGTACTACCATCTGATTCCAGAATACCAGACGGAGGAGAGCATGTACAACTCCGTGAGGAGGTTCGGGAAGGTGAAATACGACACGCTGAGACTGCCGCATAAGGTCGTGGCGGAGGAGGCCGACGGCTCGGTCAAATTCGGCCACGGCGAGACCTCCGCTTACCTCTTCGACCCCGACATTTACACCGACGGCAGAATCTCCGTTCAAGGAATCGACGGCGTCCTCTTCCCGGCCGAGGACACCGCCGCCCCCAAATCTGCTCCGCTCGCCAAGGTCGTTTCCAAGCCGAGAAGAG GGAAGCTGCTTGAATTGGGATGCAGAATGCTTGGGGCTGTTGGGCAAAATCATCACTTCTCCACCTGtcattaa
- the LOC125214443 gene encoding calcium-dependent protein kinase 26-like has translation MGNKCSINAKNCWFSTISHTLWWAKWPAMLSYHHKKDKDDTFIPIQTTPLPPPPVQTSPPHPPKMELEAPPLPPPPKAEPKVEPLSPPKPKKPLVFKRAVSAGLRVDSVLRSKTGQLKEDFELGRKLGHGQFGTTFLCIEKATGKEYACKSIAKRKLLTREDVEDVRREVEILHHLSGNSNVVSIKRAYEDATAVHVVMELCGGGELFDRILKRGHYSEKKAAELTRTIVSVIETCHSLGVMHRDLKPENFLFVNEDEDSPLKTIDFGLSMFFKPGDMFSDVVGSPYYVAPEVLCKHYGPEVDVWSAGVIAYILLCGVPPFWGETEQEIFEEVLNGSVDFTSEPWPGISESAKDLVRRMLLRDPRKRITAHQILCHPWVQVEGVAPDKPLDSAVLSRLTQFSAMDKLKKMALRVIAESLSEEEIGGLREMFKMIDTDNSGYITFEELQAGLERVGADLNESEIYDLMKSADVDNSGSIDYGEFIAATLHLNKIEREDHLFTAFSYFDKDGSGFITHDELQKACQDFGLQDSHLEDIIREVDQNNDGRIDYNEFVAMMQKGNADYGSKRNLSNFNIKFREAAVKGS, from the exons atggGAAACAAGTGTAGCATCAATGCAAAGAATTGCTGGTTCTCCACAATCTCACACACACTATGGTGGGCTAAGTGGCCAGCCATGCTCTCTTACCATCACAAGAAAGATAAAGATGACACCTTTATACCCATACAAACAACCCCTCTTCCCCCTCCCCCTGTCCAGACCAGCCCCCCTCACCCCCCCAAGATGGAGCTTGAGGCACCCCCACTGCCCCCTCCACCCAAGGCAGAGCCAAAGGTAGAACCTTTATCACCCCCCAAGCCCAAGAAGCCTCTGGTTTTCAAGAGGGCTGTGAGCGCCGGCCTTCGGGTGGACTCTGTGCTGAGATCCAAGACAGGGCAGCTCAAGGAGGACTTTGAGCTTGGGCGAAAACTCGGGCATGGCCAGTTTGGGACGACGTTCCTCTGCATTGAGAAGGCGACCGGGAAAGAGTATGCTTGCAAGTCCATTGCCAAGAGGAAGCTGCTGACTAGGGAGGATGTGGAGGATGTGAGGAGGGAGGTGGAGATCTTGCACCACTTGTCGGGGAATTCGAATGTCGTCTCTATCAAGAGGGCGTACGAGGATGCCACTGCGGTCCATGTTGTGATGGAGCTGTGTGGAGGGGGTGAGCTCTTTGATAGGATCCTCAAGAGGGGGCATTACTCGGAGAAGAAGGCCGCCGAGCTTACTAGGACTATAGTTAGTGTGATAGAGACATGTCATTCTTTGGGAGTGATGCATCGGGACCTCAAGCCCGAGAACTTCCTTTTCGTGAATGAGGACGAAGATTCGCCTTTGAAGACCATCGATTTTGGACTGTCCATgttttttaagccag GGGATATGTTCTCGGACGTGGTTGGAAGCCCTTACTACGTTGCTCCTGAGGTGCTTTGCAAGCACTATGGACCCGAGGTAGATGTCTGGAGTGCCGGTGTCATAGCGTATATCCTTCTCTGTGGCGTGCCTCCGTTTTGGGGAG AGACTGAGCAAGAAATATTCGAAGAGGTTTTGAATGGATCCGTTGATTTCACCTCGGAACCATGGCCTGGCATATCCGAGAGCGCCAAGGATCTCGTGAGGAGGATGCTCCTGCGTGATCCCAGGAAGCGTATCACAGCTCATCAAATTCTTT GCCATCCTTGGGTGCAGGTGGAGGGAGTAGCGCCTGATAAGCCTCTCGATTCTGCAGTTTTAAGCCGTTTAACGCAGTTCTCAGCTATGGACAAGCTCAAGAAAATGGCTCTAAGG GTGATTGCAGAGAGTCTATCTGAAGAGGAAATAGGAGGGCTGAGAGAAATGTTCAAGATGATCGACACGGATAATAGTGGTTACATCACATTTGAAGAGCTCCAGGCTGGTCTTGAAAGAGTTGGTGCTGATCTCAATGAATCTGAGATTTATGATCTCATGAAGTCT GCAGACGTGGACAACAGTGGGAGCATAGACTACGGGGAGTTCATAGCAGCAACGCTGCATCTGAACAAGATCGAGAGAGAGGACCATCTCTTCACGGCCTTCTCCTACTTCGACAAGGATGGCAGCGGCTTCATCACACATGACGAGCTGCAGAAGGCGTGCCAAGACTTTGGATTGCAAGATTCTCATTTGGAAGACATCATCCGCGAAGTTGATCAGAACAAT GACGGTCGAATAGATTACAACGAGTTTGTGGCGATGATGCAGAAAGGGAATGCAGATTATGGGAGCAAGAGGAATCTAAGTAACTTTAACATCAAGTTCAGAGAGGCTGCTGTCAAAGGTTCTTGA